The following proteins are co-located in the Haloplanus sp. HW8-1 genome:
- a CDS encoding DEAD/DEAH box helicase family protein: MRIEFDDGTLLLRDAPDGVPHAEWDDRVDEYRAQARHYRSICDWAGEWDDGTAENGQLELHQSAGQDVDLTDDARVYPDIALTPAVQIESRDYQQAALDAWRDHGRRGSVVLPTGSGKTFLGIQAIADAGVATLVVVPTIDLMNQWHATLTNAFGDQLSQDIGVLGGGSHEVTPITVTTYDSAYRYIDEYGDRFGLLVVDEVHHLPAPTYQQIPEMTIAPYRLGLTATYERADDKHEVLEDLIGPVVYEEQVDNLAGEYLSEYETIHLSVDLTSEERERYDEEYQIYRDYVDSHDFDLWKETGYQEFLQRTSYDPQGRRALIAKQRAEKIARTAEKKLDTLDNLIKRHHDDRVIIFTANNEFAYDISKEFIVPCITHQTKTDERTEILERFKTGEYSMLATSQVLDEGIDVPAANVGIILSGSASKRQYAQRLGRILRPTEDREPARLYEIIAADTKENYVSQQRRQGVTGSADS; encoded by the coding sequence ATGCGTATCGAGTTCGACGATGGGACGCTCTTGCTCCGGGACGCCCCCGATGGTGTGCCTCACGCGGAGTGGGACGACCGCGTTGACGAATATCGTGCTCAGGCTCGGCATTATCGGTCGATCTGCGACTGGGCCGGTGAGTGGGACGATGGGACGGCCGAGAATGGGCAATTAGAACTCCACCAGAGTGCGGGACAAGACGTCGATCTCACGGACGACGCGCGGGTTTATCCCGACATCGCGCTCACGCCAGCCGTCCAGATCGAATCCCGGGACTATCAACAAGCGGCTCTCGACGCGTGGCGCGACCACGGCCGTCGAGGTAGCGTCGTGCTCCCGACCGGAAGCGGGAAGACGTTTCTCGGCATTCAAGCCATCGCCGACGCTGGCGTTGCGACGCTGGTCGTCGTCCCGACGATCGATCTGATGAACCAGTGGCACGCCACCCTTACCAACGCCTTCGGCGACCAACTCTCACAAGACATCGGTGTCCTCGGTGGCGGCTCCCACGAGGTGACGCCTATCACGGTCACCACCTACGACAGCGCCTATCGCTACATCGACGAGTACGGCGATCGGTTCGGCCTGCTCGTCGTGGACGAGGTGCATCACCTGCCAGCCCCCACCTACCAGCAGATTCCCGAAATGACGATCGCACCGTACCGGCTGGGGCTGACCGCCACCTACGAGCGGGCCGACGACAAGCACGAGGTGCTCGAAGACCTGATCGGCCCGGTCGTCTACGAGGAGCAGGTGGACAATCTCGCCGGCGAGTACCTCAGCGAGTACGAGACCATTCACCTCTCGGTCGACCTCACGTCCGAGGAGCGCGAGCGATACGACGAGGAGTACCAGATCTACCGCGACTACGTCGACAGCCACGACTTCGACCTCTGGAAGGAAACGGGCTATCAGGAGTTTCTCCAGCGAACCTCCTACGACCCGCAGGGACGACGGGCGCTGATCGCCAAGCAGCGTGCCGAGAAGATCGCCCGCACGGCCGAGAAGAAACTGGACACGCTGGACAACCTCATCAAGCGCCATCACGACGACCGCGTCATCATCTTCACCGCCAACAACGAGTTCGCCTACGACATCTCCAAGGAGTTCATCGTCCCCTGCATCACCCACCAGACCAAGACCGACGAGCGCACCGAGATACTCGAGCGGTTCAAGACCGGCGAGTACTCGATGCTGGCGACGTCGCAGGTGCTGGACGAGGGTATTGACGTGCCGGCCGCAAACGTGGGCATCATCCTCTCGGGAAGTGCCTCCAAGCGGCAGTACGCCCAGCGGCTCGGGCGGATTCTTCGCCCGACAGAGGATCGCGAACCCGCCCGCCTGTACGAGATCATCGCCGCCGACACCAAGGAGAACTACGTCTCCCAACAGCGACGACAGGGGGTGACCGGCAGTGCTGACAGCTGA
- a CDS encoding SWIM zinc finger family protein: protein MNLSTEQIRDLGTSEVFDRARNYRDEERIERIDRFDETVSAAVQGSQPEPYEVEIQFVDGAVEPETVDATCTCPYDWGGYCKHIIAVLLELAEGDVELEDEREAVERVLSDAHPEELREFLLDESERDADLRRRLLTRFEEQDTQSLYDYKKEMSQQYRGPYTYQYEGPDFSEFHDLAETHREQGNPLEAATIYRAMTEVRIENMDMVQDYYGEDFETELDAFVECIREADLDHEEKREYIDYLFERWESDDSAVGTFSGQYEDALCDLCTDDADLQYWRDLLEDDLPTDIPEPSEPDDGIGSFDTRRYEAERRIQMHADVLDALGDTEALQEVYEEQYLDIREFCVRYARLLAAEGEGDRAIEVAEEGLDAFSNVGELRRFLIDAYADRDPERHKELLREQFLQSGDWEYYEQLRSRCSDDEWEEMVANFEARFDDSNVHRLIDLYLREERTADAFETVIEAAREEPDDALQRAVGDNGLAILSEYRDDVADYDSETYYEVYEERLEPFLADTTGRDHYQTVVAYLEEMRELGFDDEFEVFVAHLKEKHSNRPAFLDEMEALEH, encoded by the coding sequence ATGAATCTCTCCACCGAACAGATCCGCGATCTCGGCACGAGCGAGGTGTTTGATCGCGCCCGCAACTACCGCGACGAGGAGCGCATAGAGCGCATCGACCGCTTCGACGAGACCGTAAGCGCCGCCGTGCAGGGCTCCCAACCCGAACCCTACGAGGTCGAGATCCAGTTCGTGGATGGCGCTGTCGAGCCCGAAACCGTCGACGCCACCTGCACGTGTCCGTACGACTGGGGCGGGTACTGCAAGCACATCATCGCGGTACTGCTGGAACTCGCCGAAGGCGACGTCGAACTCGAAGACGAACGCGAAGCCGTCGAACGCGTCCTCTCGGACGCGCATCCCGAGGAACTTCGGGAATTCCTGCTTGACGAGTCCGAGCGCGATGCCGATCTGCGCCGGCGACTGCTGACACGCTTCGAGGAGCAGGACACGCAGAGCCTCTACGATTACAAGAAGGAGATGAGCCAGCAGTACCGCGGCCCCTACACATACCAGTACGAGGGCCCCGACTTCTCGGAGTTTCACGACCTCGCGGAGACCCACCGTGAGCAGGGCAATCCGCTGGAGGCGGCCACCATCTACCGGGCGATGACCGAGGTTCGGATCGAGAATATGGACATGGTACAGGACTACTACGGCGAAGACTTCGAGACGGAACTCGACGCGTTCGTCGAGTGTATCCGTGAGGCCGACCTCGACCACGAAGAGAAACGAGAGTATATTGACTACCTCTTCGAACGGTGGGAAAGCGACGATTCGGCTGTCGGAACGTTCTCGGGCCAGTATGAGGACGCACTCTGTGATCTTTGCACCGACGACGCGGATCTACAATACTGGCGCGACCTCCTCGAAGACGATCTCCCGACCGATATTCCCGAGCCGAGCGAGCCCGACGACGGGATCGGATCGTTCGATACGCGCCGCTACGAGGCCGAAAGACGCATCCAAATGCACGCGGACGTGCTGGACGCACTCGGCGATACCGAGGCACTTCAGGAGGTGTACGAGGAACAGTACCTCGACATCCGGGAGTTCTGTGTGCGGTATGCCCGTCTACTCGCAGCCGAAGGCGAGGGTGACCGGGCAATCGAGGTCGCGGAGGAGGGACTGGACGCGTTCTCGAATGTCGGAGAGCTTCGACGCTTTCTGATCGACGCGTACGCCGACCGCGACCCGGAGCGACACAAGGAACTCCTCCGGGAGCAGTTCCTCCAGTCGGGGGACTGGGAGTACTACGAGCAGCTGCGGTCACGTTGCTCGGATGACGAGTGGGAGGAGATGGTCGCGAACTTCGAAGCGCGATTCGATGACTCGAACGTGCATCGCTTGATCGACCTCTATCTGCGCGAGGAGCGCACGGCAGACGCGTTCGAGACGGTCATCGAGGCGGCTCGCGAGGAACCGGACGATGCATTGCAACGTGCAGTCGGTGATAACGGCCTCGCGATTCTGAGCGAATACCGCGATGACGTCGCGGACTACGATTCGGAGACCTACTACGAGGTCTACGAGGAACGTCTCGAACCGTTCCTCGCGGACACGACGGGCCGCGATCACTATCAGACGGTCGTGGCGTACCTCGAAGAGATGCGGGAATTGGGCTTTGACGACGAATTCGAGGTGTTCGTCGCGCACCTGAAAGAGAAACACTCGAACCGGCCCGCCTTCCTCGACGAAATGGAGGCGCTCGAACACTGA
- a CDS encoding type II toxin-antitoxin system HicB family antitoxin: protein MASTSRDKKRDGVEFIREDDGSVTAHDIETGLARGGDTRADALAQLAEVLRLEDGGGESIDDPDDFLRTEMNIDPDDLDEHDELPEFLQ, encoded by the coding sequence ATGGCGAGCACGTCACGCGACAAGAAGCGGGATGGGGTGGAATTCATCCGTGAAGATGACGGGAGCGTGACCGCTCATGATATCGAGACCGGTCTCGCGAGGGGTGGAGACACTCGTGCCGACGCCCTCGCACAACTGGCCGAAGTCCTCCGACTCGAAGACGGGGGTGGGGAGTCTATCGACGATCCGGACGACTTCCTCCGGACAGAGATGAACATCGATCCTGACGACCTCGACGAGCACGACGAACTGCCAGAATTTTTGCAGTGA
- a CDS encoding DUF790 family protein encodes MLTADLARSRTTDDEVQPLFIDPHEKRYRQTARELIDLFDAHLGEPKGDLEDEIDELTVADTDYKIIQGLAKLLRDESEFETVTPVEPREIRQRLFEKANERYPIVRQPTLGEDTQKLEVYTAVADELGISLEECYTGMYADLERNKRLVRFGNRIHEDHAADESGASTTQLTGQSDDRYREDDITVEWLLARYNLALAQAVLYDATEMRIRVWDHFGTVFSYVKLFGLMHRIYPIDAEGERVAGTDRADGYEAVLDGPASLFSQTRKYGIRLANFLPALPLCDRWEMEAAIADDDAVSRTRTLALDHTDSLSSHYSSGDEFDSDVERTLADKWERANTEWELVREDDVLDLGEEVMLPDFAVEHPDGRRALLEIVGFWTPEYLDEKLSKIRDADIDNLVVAVSERLDCAEEDFGDTADRVLWFKSGIHVYDVVELAEEHAVEISAAQ; translated from the coding sequence GTGCTGACAGCTGATCTCGCCCGCTCGCGCACCACCGACGACGAGGTGCAACCCCTGTTCATCGATCCCCACGAGAAGCGATACCGGCAGACAGCCCGCGAGCTGATCGACCTGTTCGATGCACATCTGGGCGAGCCGAAGGGCGACCTCGAGGACGAAATCGACGAGTTGACCGTCGCCGACACAGACTACAAGATCATCCAAGGCTTGGCGAAGCTATTGCGAGACGAGTCCGAGTTCGAGACCGTGACGCCTGTCGAACCGCGAGAGATTCGCCAGCGACTCTTCGAGAAAGCCAACGAGCGGTATCCGATCGTCCGCCAGCCCACGCTCGGCGAGGACACGCAGAAGCTGGAGGTGTACACCGCCGTGGCCGACGAGTTGGGCATTTCGCTAGAAGAGTGCTACACGGGGATGTACGCGGACTTGGAGCGCAACAAGCGCCTCGTTCGGTTCGGGAATCGCATCCACGAGGATCACGCCGCCGACGAGAGCGGCGCGTCAACCACCCAGCTCACGGGCCAGTCCGACGACCGCTACCGAGAGGACGACATCACGGTCGAGTGGTTGCTTGCCCGCTACAATCTCGCGCTCGCGCAGGCCGTGCTGTACGACGCCACGGAGATGCGCATCCGCGTGTGGGATCACTTCGGAACGGTCTTCAGCTACGTGAAGCTGTTCGGGCTGATGCATCGCATCTATCCCATCGACGCAGAGGGCGAGCGCGTAGCGGGAACGGATCGGGCCGACGGCTACGAGGCGGTGTTGGATGGCCCAGCGTCGCTGTTCTCCCAGACCCGCAAGTACGGCATTCGACTGGCGAACTTCCTGCCGGCACTCCCGCTGTGCGACCGATGGGAGATGGAGGCGGCAATTGCAGACGATGACGCAGTGAGTCGGACGCGGACACTCGCACTCGATCACACGGATTCACTGTCATCGCACTACAGCTCCGGCGACGAGTTCGACAGCGATGTCGAGCGGACGCTCGCCGACAAGTGGGAGCGGGCGAACACCGAGTGGGAGCTGGTTCGCGAGGATGACGTGCTGGATCTCGGTGAGGAGGTGATGCTGCCGGACTTCGCGGTCGAACATCCCGACGGTCGCCGGGCTCTACTCGAAATCGTGGGCTTTTGGACGCCCGAGTATCTCGACGAGAAGCTATCGAAGATCCGCGACGCAGACATCGACAATCTGGTGGTGGCCGTCTCGGAGCGATTGGATTGCGCCGAGGAGGACTTCGGCGACACCGCCGACCGCGTGCTGTGGTTCAAATCCGGGATTCACGTCTACGATGTCGTGGAGTTGGCTGAGGAACACGCTGTCGAAATCTCGGCGGCTCAGTGA
- a CDS encoding glutathione S-transferase family protein has translation MGRNMLVDGEWKTDLEPYTDEDGAFDRAETSFRDWIRSTHRNAEDVVTDGPEPEAGRYHLYVARNCPWAHGAALTRQLAGLTDAISMDIVDPVRKDEGWEFTPEKDGCTPDTVNGADYLREVYVAADPEYTGRVTVPVLWDTQDDTIVNNESIEIMRMFATAFDDVGNDGIDLYPEGYREEIDRIIDAIYDPINNGVYRAGFAESQEAYDEAVTDVFDALDHWDEVLADQRYLAGDRLTLADVRLFPTLIRFDHCYHTAFNCDRQYLHQYENLWPYLRDLYQTPGFAETVRMEHIKGQGYYQGEITPIGPDIDFDAPHDRDQLSSEEPAVQT, from the coding sequence ATGGGCCGGAATATGCTCGTCGACGGCGAGTGGAAGACAGACCTCGAACCGTACACCGACGAGGACGGCGCGTTCGACCGGGCCGAAACCTCGTTCCGCGACTGGATTCGCAGTACGCACCGAAACGCAGAAGATGTCGTCACGGACGGGCCGGAACCCGAGGCCGGCCGCTACCACCTCTACGTCGCGCGGAACTGTCCGTGGGCACACGGGGCCGCGCTCACGCGCCAGTTGGCTGGACTCACCGACGCAATCTCGATGGATATCGTCGACCCCGTCCGCAAGGACGAGGGTTGGGAGTTCACGCCAGAAAAGGACGGCTGTACGCCCGACACCGTCAACGGCGCCGACTACCTCCGTGAGGTGTACGTCGCGGCCGACCCCGAGTACACGGGACGCGTGACCGTGCCCGTGCTGTGGGACACGCAGGATGACACCATCGTCAACAACGAGTCGATCGAGATCATGCGGATGTTCGCCACCGCGTTCGACGATGTCGGTAACGACGGGATTGACCTGTATCCCGAGGGCTACCGCGAAGAGATCGACCGCATCATTGACGCGATCTACGACCCCATCAACAACGGTGTCTACCGCGCCGGCTTCGCGGAGTCGCAGGAAGCCTACGACGAGGCCGTCACCGATGTCTTCGACGCGCTCGACCACTGGGACGAGGTGCTGGCCGACCAGCGGTACCTTGCGGGCGACCGGCTGACTCTCGCAGACGTGCGGCTGTTCCCGACGCTCATCCGCTTCGACCACTGCTACCACACAGCCTTCAACTGCGACCGGCAGTACCTCCACCAGTACGAGAATCTCTGGCCGTACCTGCGCGACCTCTACCAGACGCCCGGATTCGCAGAGACGGTGCGAATGGAGCACATCAAGGGTCAGGGGTACTATCAGGGCGAAATCACGCCCATCGGCCCGGATATCGACTTCGACGCACCACACGACCGCGACCAGCTGTCGAGTGAAGAGCCAGCAGTACAGACATAG
- a CDS encoding type II toxin-antitoxin system HicA family toxin produces the protein MVRKTFSGREIAKVLRSFGYVPVSREGSHVRLRYEHPETGEVRNVDVPQHKEVRIGTLRSIADQCGADDFEAWCEWIDDHA, from the coding sequence ATGGTTCGGAAAACGTTTTCCGGACGAGAGATAGCGAAAGTCCTCCGAAGTTTTGGATACGTTCCCGTCTCCCGCGAGGGAAGTCACGTCCGACTCCGATACGAACATCCCGAGACCGGTGAAGTTCGGAATGTCGACGTCCCTCAACACAAGGAAGTACGAATTGGAACACTGCGGTCAATTGCAGACCAGTGTGGTGCAGACGACTTCGAAGCGTGGTGTGAGTGGATCGACGACCACGCCTGA